One Planctomycetota bacterium DNA window includes the following coding sequences:
- a CDS encoding glutamine synthetase type III yields the protein MSGSTARTSAISAVTNYKPISEPLNFSETPSKDLFGCNVFNTAVMRDQLPKAVFKKLMKTIDNGDKLDESVADVVASAMRDWAIEKGATHYAHVFFPLTGLTAEKHDSFLSPTSDGSAIAEFTGSQLIQGEPDASSFPSGGLRATFEARGYTAWDVTSPAYILENPNGTTLCIPTAFVSWTGEALDKKTPVLRSMHALDVQARRILKLFGHASIARVVATAGPEQEYFLIDRNFFFARPDLVNAGRTLFGKKPPKGQELEDQYFGAIPERVLACMLDTERELFKLGVPVKTRHNEVAPSQYEIAPLYEDANVATDHQQTIMTTLKRVAQKYGMECLLHEKPFAGVNGSGKHVNWSLGNSTQGNLLEPGDTPHENAQFLVFCAAVIRAVDKFAPLLRAVVAHAGNDHRLGANEAPPAIISIFLGDQLLDIFEQIAKGGVKSAKKAGIMNIGVDTLPPLPKHAGDRNRTSPFAFTGNKFEFRAVGSNQSIAGPLVALNTIVSDSLDYVATELENATKGDPKKLNAAVQEHVASSIKDHGRVLFNGDGYSEAWHKEAEKRGLPNFRTTIDALPAITDSEVVKIFKKFNVLSKRELESRQDIYFEQYVKAVNIEAQLTVQIAKTKIFPAAVRYQSELAVTCANLKAVGYEFDTDTLDKLTALVKDLQDSIAALEAAMGHHGHKGLVAEAKYFCDSILPAMLKVRSAADELESMVADDLWPLPTYQEMLFIK from the coding sequence ATGAGCGGCAGCACAGCACGCACCTCGGCCATTTCCGCCGTCACCAACTACAAACCGATCAGCGAACCGCTGAACTTCAGCGAGACGCCGTCGAAGGATCTCTTCGGCTGCAACGTGTTCAACACGGCGGTCATGCGCGACCAGCTCCCCAAGGCCGTGTTCAAGAAGCTCATGAAGACCATCGACAACGGCGACAAGCTCGACGAGTCCGTCGCCGACGTCGTCGCCTCGGCGATGCGCGACTGGGCCATCGAGAAGGGCGCGACGCACTATGCGCACGTCTTCTTCCCCCTGACCGGCCTGACCGCTGAGAAGCATGACTCCTTCCTCTCGCCGACCTCCGACGGCAGCGCCATCGCCGAGTTCACCGGCTCGCAGCTCATTCAGGGCGAACCCGACGCTTCGTCCTTCCCCTCCGGCGGCCTCCGCGCGACCTTCGAAGCCCGCGGCTACACCGCGTGGGACGTGACCAGCCCCGCCTACATCCTCGAGAACCCCAACGGCACGACGCTGTGCATCCCGACGGCCTTCGTCTCCTGGACCGGCGAAGCCCTCGATAAGAAGACGCCCGTCCTGCGCTCGATGCACGCGCTCGACGTGCAGGCCCGCCGCATCCTCAAGCTGTTCGGACATGCGAGCATCGCCCGCGTCGTGGCGACGGCCGGCCCCGAGCAGGAATACTTCCTCATCGACCGCAACTTCTTCTTCGCCCGCCCCGACCTCGTCAACGCCGGGCGGACCCTCTTCGGCAAGAAGCCCCCGAAGGGTCAGGAACTCGAAGACCAGTACTTCGGCGCCATCCCCGAGCGCGTCCTGGCCTGCATGCTCGACACCGAGCGCGAGCTCTTCAAGCTGGGCGTCCCCGTCAAAACGCGCCACAACGAAGTGGCCCCGAGCCAGTACGAAATCGCCCCTCTCTATGAAGACGCCAACGTCGCCACCGATCATCAGCAGACGATCATGACGACCCTCAAGCGCGTCGCGCAGAAGTACGGCATGGAATGCCTCCTGCACGAAAAGCCCTTCGCCGGCGTCAATGGGTCGGGCAAACACGTCAACTGGTCGCTGGGCAACTCCACGCAGGGCAACCTCCTCGAGCCCGGCGATACGCCGCACGAGAACGCCCAGTTCCTCGTGTTCTGCGCCGCCGTCATCCGCGCCGTCGACAAGTTCGCGCCGCTGCTCCGCGCCGTCGTGGCCCATGCCGGCAATGACCATCGCCTCGGCGCCAACGAAGCTCCCCCCGCCATCATCTCGATCTTCCTCGGTGATCAGCTTCTGGACATCTTCGAGCAGATCGCCAAGGGCGGCGTCAAGAGCGCCAAGAAGGCCGGGATCATGAACATCGGCGTCGACACCCTGCCCCCCCTGCCCAAGCACGCCGGCGACCGCAACCGCACCTCGCCCTTCGCGTTCACGGGCAACAAGTTCGAGTTCCGAGCCGTCGGCTCCAACCAGTCGATCGCCGGTCCGCTCGTGGCCCTCAACACGATCGTCTCCGACTCCCTCGACTACGTGGCGACCGAACTGGAGAACGCCACCAAGGGCGACCCCAAGAAGCTCAACGCCGCCGTGCAGGAGCACGTGGCGTCGAGCATCAAGGACCACGGCCGCGTGCTCTTCAACGGCGACGGCTACTCCGAAGCGTGGCACAAGGAAGCCGAGAAGCGCGGCTTGCCCAACTTCCGCACCACCATCGACGCCCTCCCGGCGATCACCGATTCGGAAGTCGTCAAGATCTTCAAGAAGTTCAACGTCCTGTCCAAGCGCGAGCTGGAGTCCAGACAGGACATCTACTTCGAGCAGTACGTCAAGGCCGTCAACATCGAAGCGCAGCTCACCGTGCAGATCGCCAAGACCAAGATCTTCCCCGCCGCCGTGCGTTATCAGAGCGAGCTGGCCGTCACCTGTGCGAACCTCAAGGCCGTCGGCTACGAGTTCGACACGGATACGCTCGACAAGTTGACCGCGCTGGTCAAGGATCTTCAGGACTCGATCGCCGCTCTCGAAGCCGCGATGGGTCATCATGGCCACAAGGGCCTCGTCGCCGAAGCCAAGTATTTCTGCGACTCGATCCTGCCCGCCATGCTCAAGGTCCGCTCCGCCGCCGACGAGCTGGAGTCGATGGTCGCCGACGACCTCTGGCCCCTGCCGACCTATCAGGAAATGCTCTTCATCAAGTAA
- a CDS encoding sigma-70 family RNA polymerase sigma factor — translation MSLSDPKMKLFTRCWTTALPAVSAYILAATRDATDTEDLVHDVAQSALEHLDTYDTSRPFDAWVLGIARNRILNHFRSRRRDRHVFGEPALIALAAAYEGIDHHKEAMQLALEHCTGSLPANQRQLLEKRYRDEVPVQDIAASSNTTPHAVSNALHRIRQKLAECVRRQMSAEGGVTHG, via the coding sequence ATGTCCCTTTCCGACCCGAAAATGAAGCTCTTCACCCGCTGCTGGACGACCGCCCTGCCGGCCGTCTCGGCGTATATCCTTGCGGCGACGCGCGATGCGACCGACACCGAAGACCTCGTTCACGATGTGGCCCAATCGGCCCTTGAGCATCTCGATACCTACGACACGAGTCGGCCGTTCGATGCATGGGTGCTGGGCATCGCCCGCAATCGCATTCTCAATCACTTCCGCTCCCGCCGCCGCGATCGTCATGTCTTCGGCGAGCCCGCCCTGATCGCCCTCGCCGCCGCCTACGAAGGCATTGACCATCACAAGGAAGCCATGCAGCTCGCGCTCGAACACTGCACCGGCTCCCTCCCCGCCAATCAGCGTCAGCTTCTTGAAAAGCGCTATCGCGATGAAGTGCCCGTGCAGGACATCGCCGCGTCGTCAAACACGACGCCGCACGCCGTGAGCAATGCCCTGCATCGCATCCGCCAGAAACTCGCCGAATGCGTCCGACGGCAGATGTCCGCCGAAGGCGGTGTGACGCATGGCTAA